Within bacterium, the genomic segment CCCGCTTCTGGTTCGAAGCGGGGATCTCGACCCGACGGTGGCCCGCCTGCGTGGCGTTCCGGATCCGGGTCAACATATCCGCAATGGGATCGGTCATGCTCATCGCGTCCGCTCCTGCCTTTTTACCAACTGGCCTTGGTGACACCCGGGATGTCGCCGCTCAGGGCGAGCTGCCGGAAACAGATACGGCAAATGCCGAAGTGCCTGATGTAACCCCGGGGACGACCGCAGCGCCGGCAC encodes:
- a CDS encoding type Z 30S ribosomal protein S14 — encoded protein: MARKSLIAKANRKPKFKVRAYNRCRRCGRPRGYIRHFGICRICFRQLALSGDIPGVTKASW